GACAAGTCCAACGCCTTAACTTGCTCACACATAATCACGCCGGTCGTCCTCGTTCTGGCATCCAACATAATGTGTATCGGCAAGCCTCGGTTTGTATTGGTTATCGGGCAAACAATAGCGGCGCGTGTAAATTGGTTAAACACATTATTACTCACCACAATAGCCGGTCTTCTTCCTTTTTGTTCATGTCCAGCCTGTGGGTCAAAATCCAGCAAGATAATGTCACCTTGTTCAAAAATCATTACCATATTTCATTCCCCACCGGCTTGCCCCAATCTGCTTCTTCGAAGACATACTCGCCTTGAAAATCTTTAAGTCTTTCTTCCAGCCGCATATGTCTTTTCCGCGCTGCTTTCCTGATTATGATTTTCCCATCTTCTGCCATAATATCAACTTCATCATTGGGACTAATTGACGCTTGCGACAATATGACCTTTGGTATTCGTATACCGCTGCTGTTGCCCCATTTTTGAATAACACCAGTACTCATACTGTAATCAACTCCCTTCAATTCGACAGTGTATACAATGTCTATACTCACAGTATATACATAGTTTATATGTTTGTCAAGCACTTTTGTACAATTTTCTGTAAATATTTTTCTGTCTGTAACCGCGCTTTACTCCCGCAAGGGATTTATATAAAAACAACTTAAACAAAAGAAAGAAGAGGTAACTCACATGAGAAAGAAAATCTCACTCATTCTCGCGCTGGTGATGCTCATATCACTGGTATCAATCGTGCCGGCACAAGCCCAAACGATAGATATAACACCAACCCAAGGCGGCACAGTACAATTTGTCCGTCCCGGTCATTTTATCTATGTGCCGGGTGCGTGGCAGCTCCCCGGCGGCACACGGACAATGGAATTTTTCCAAATGCGGCTTGAAGGCAATCTATATCCCATTTACTGCCTTGAACCCCTTGTCGCAGCACCATTACCGGGTAACTATGCTTACCGTGTCTTAGCAAACAATCTCTTGTTGGCGCGAGCATTGTATTATTCGTTCGGCGCGCCCGGACAACGTTATTATCTCGACACGCTTGCAAATGTGCCATTGGCAATAACATCTTTTACCGGCAGTCAACGTGGTGACTCATTGTACATCCTTTCGCGCATTACACTAGCATATATCTACGGTGCGCCCGATGCGTTCTTTGGCATTAACGCAACAGGTATTGCAGCAGCGCGGGCGTTCCGTGCATGGCTGGAAACAGCACCACATCCGCCGCATGCAAACAAATCTTTTTCCAATGCCAATGTAAATGCCACACTCAATATTGCTGAAAATCGCCAAGAAACGCCGTGGATTACGTTCAACGCAGACACACGCAACGCCATCACCATGCCCGTTAGCAATTTCGGTACCGGTGTAACATTGCAACGCAATCGCGGCGGCACAATTACAGGACATACCGGCAACGTGGAATTACGCGGTGGCGACCAATTCCGACTATTCGCTCCACTTCCGACACCGGCAGGGATACGCAACAGCGGCGACTTGCGCGGTACTGAAACAAGGCACTGGTACGCGCTCCTGTTCAACGAAAATAATCCGGGTACGCAAGTCTTGGGTGGCTGGTCATATCGCGTTGACCCCGCTGACCCCATTCGCTTTGCTGTCACATGGCGGGAAGCGCACGGCAGTTTGCGTATCAACAAGACGGTCGAAAATTGGCATACCCGCGCAGGATTTGAGTTTGAAGTAAGGCGCGTTACAGGCAACGTCCTCATCGGCAATTTTACCACCAACGCCAACGGCTATGTCTATGTCCCAAACCTCGTGGCCGGAGATTATAGCGTTCGTGAAATCGTGCCGTATGGCTTCGTCGCACCCACGCCCAACCCGCGCGTTATCACAGTTGTCGCAGGGCAAACAGGTAGCGCGGCGGCAAATACAACATTTAACAACGTGCGCCAGCAAGGACGCATTCGTGTTGAGAAGCACAGCACAAACCCCGGCATGAGCGTGTATAATCTTGCAGGTGCGGTATTTGAAATCCGTAACGCCGGCGGTACGGTCGTCGAAACCATAACCACCAACGCGGAGGGTATCGCAGAGTCAAACTTGCTCCCGTTGGGCGCATATACCGTTGTAGAACGTACCGCGCCCTATGGCTTCGTTCTTGACCCTACACCCCGCAGCGTAACATTAACATCGACCAACCAAACGGCAACCGTTTTTTGGGGCAACGTAAGTGTTGGCAATCGTCCGCAGGTCGGCCGCATCACCATCACCAAACTAGACCGCGACACCGGTGACCGCCCACAAGGCGATGCCACCCTCAACGGCGCAATCTTTGACATTTTCGCGGCACGGGACATCCGTCAGCCGAACGGCACAATTATTTTTACACAAGACCAATTGGTTGATACAATTTACACAGGCACGAATAATGTCGGCACGAGTCGCGAGCTGCCCCTTGGGGATTACTATTTTGTAGAACGTGTCGCGCCCCACGGCTACACACTCAACACTGAGCGTCACCCTGTAACAATCGCCTATGACGGGCAACTTGTGACGGTATCTAACACAGACGCCGAGTTGCTAAATCGTGTTATTCAGGGGCGAATTGCGCTTGTTAAATTCACTGACCCGGACACAGGCAATCAACAAATCATGCCGCCGCTGGAAGGTGCAATCTTCGACATTTTCTTGCGCTCGGCCGGTAGCTTTGAAAACGCATTGCCGACTGAAAGGGCGCGAATCACTACCGATGCCAACGGTTTTGCTGAAACAGGCTACTTACCATTTGGTTGGTATACGGTGCGCGAAGTCTACGCACCCGGCGATGTGCGATTGGTTGATCCGTTCGACGTTTTCATCAGCCAAGACGGACAAATCCATCGTTTTATACTCAGTAACCCTATTTTTGAGAGCTTAATCCGTATCGTAAAAACTGATGCCACCACAGGGCAGACAATCCCCGCGGCCGGCGTGGCGTTCCGCATCCGCGACTTAGCAACGGGGCAATGGGTATCGCAAACATTCAACTACCCCACGCCAACGGAAATTGACATTTTCCACACCAACGAAGAGGGTTGGCTCGTCATGCCTTTACCACTCCGCAGCGGCCAATATGAGTTACACGAAATTTCCGCTCCATATGGCTATTTGCTGTCACGCGAACCCGTACAGTTTACCGTTCACAGCTCCGTCGCCGGCGAAAATGACATTATCGAGGTCATTATGGCCAACGACCCTGCCATGGGCGTGATAAGTGTCAGAAAAGTCGGCAATATGCTTGTTGGCACAGAAGTCGCTGAAACCGACTTTGGTTACAAGCACGTCCCCGCCTTTGCCGAGCGTGGCTTGCCCGGCGCGGTCTTCAATATCATTGCCGCCGAAGACATCATCACACCCGATGGCACAGTCCGAGCCGTAGCCGGTGAAATAGTAGACACCATCACGACAAACGCGAACGGCAACGCTTCTTCGCGGCCGCTCTTCTTGGGTAACTATCATGTCGTGGAAATCTACGCACCACAAGGCTTTGTATTGGACGAAACACCGAAGTTTGTAACACTTGCCTATATCGACCAATACACACCGATTGTACACGAACTTATCAGCCGCGTCAATGTGCGGCAACGTGTAGCGATTGAGCTTGACAAATGGATGGAAACGCTTGACGGTCAATATGCACCGTATCATGATGTTGTCTTTGGACTCTTTGCGTATGATGACATCCTATGCGTAGACGGTGAAATTGTCATTGAAGCTGGTGATTTAGTATCGCTCATTACCTTAAATGATGTAGGCATCAGCGAATTTGTTGCAGAATTGCCTTGGGCG
This region of Oscillospiraceae bacterium genomic DNA includes:
- a CDS encoding SpaA isopeptide-forming pilin-related protein, giving the protein MRKKISLILALVMLISLVSIVPAQAQTIDITPTQGGTVQFVRPGHFIYVPGAWQLPGGTRTMEFFQMRLEGNLYPIYCLEPLVAAPLPGNYAYRVLANNLLLARALYYSFGAPGQRYYLDTLANVPLAITSFTGSQRGDSLYILSRITLAYIYGAPDAFFGINATGIAAARAFRAWLETAPHPPHANKSFSNANVNATLNIAENRQETPWITFNADTRNAITMPVSNFGTGVTLQRNRGGTITGHTGNVELRGGDQFRLFAPLPTPAGIRNSGDLRGTETRHWYALLFNENNPGTQVLGGWSYRVDPADPIRFAVTWREAHGSLRINKTVENWHTRAGFEFEVRRVTGNVLIGNFTTNANGYVYVPNLVAGDYSVREIVPYGFVAPTPNPRVITVVAGQTGSAAANTTFNNVRQQGRIRVEKHSTNPGMSVYNLAGAVFEIRNAGGTVVETITTNAEGIAESNLLPLGAYTVVERTAPYGFVLDPTPRSVTLTSTNQTATVFWGNVSVGNRPQVGRITITKLDRDTGDRPQGDATLNGAIFDIFAARDIRQPNGTIIFTQDQLVDTIYTGTNNVGTSRELPLGDYYFVERVAPHGYTLNTERHPVTIAYDGQLVTVSNTDAELLNRVIQGRIALVKFTDPDTGNQQIMPPLEGAIFDIFLRSAGSFENALPTERARITTDANGFAETGYLPFGWYTVREVYAPGDVRLVDPFDVFISQDGQIHRFILSNPIFESLIRIVKTDATTGQTIPAAGVAFRIRDLATGQWVSQTFNYPTPTEIDIFHTNEEGWLVMPLPLRSGQYELHEISAPYGYLLSREPVQFTVHSSVAGENDIIEVIMANDPAMGVISVRKVGNMLVGTEVAETDFGYKHVPAFAERGLPGAVFNIIAAEDIITPDGTVRAVAGEIVDTITTNANGNASSRPLFLGNYHVVEIYAPQGFVLDETPKFVTLAYIDQYTPIVHELISRVNVRQRVAIELDKWMETLDGQYAPYHDVVFGLFAYDDILCVDGEIVIEAGDLVSLITLNDVGISEFVAELPWANFIIRELATAEGYRVTDEDFEVSIEPADQGTSVIKIAVNDGEPIHNYLMRGDLRVIKTFEGRETPIAGVPFTIIGETVVGERIEINAETDENGEIVLEGLPIGEWTVTELSGEQNEGFILSEPVTVTLTEDELVELAIHNYLMRGDLRVIKTFEGRETPIAGVPFTIIGETVVGERIEINAETDENGEIVLEGLLVGEWTVIELASELNEGFILSEEQTITIAANKLAEMSIHNYLIRGCIHVTKRSSATGNVLAGTVFGLYQDGVRLYEATTGEDGVAIFERFPSGDFVIYEVQAPTGYLIADEGVNVTIYEEGQIVAIDFTNDPIPKRENPHTGDGRNLPLFIALMVLSSAGLPLAFMAMKRKRKTKA
- a CDS encoding type II toxin-antitoxin system PemK/MazF family toxin, whose product is MVMIFEQGDIILLDFDPQAGHEQKGRRPAIVVSNNVFNQFTRAAIVCPITNTNRGLPIHIMLDARTRTTGVIMCEQVKALDLSKRNAKFLEKAPQDIIDELVDMVFSFFEI
- a CDS encoding AbrB/MazE/SpoVT family DNA-binding domain-containing protein, producing MSTGVIQKWGNSSGIRIPKVILSQASISPNDEVDIMAEDGKIIIRKAARKRHMRLEERLKDFQGEYVFEEADWGKPVGNEIW